In one window of Pseudomonas sp. IAC-BECa141 DNA:
- a CDS encoding glycosyltransferase: MKVMLLVMNEQRVILDRLYDIVQQNCDECVIYRLSKQQQMNLGPFLASVDYQTFDRVVIFSRVKRLVSQLRVLKCIPGLVFLEHDAYQNYMPASKYRGVYSRLYKRLPSCRALVSGAVVARKMLAEGIDTVFVSKGYDEQMLRNTGSERDIPIGFLGSLKSTEYAQRKALLESLAQRTGMLVTRTRSGSEYLETLNRIKIFVSADIGMNEFMIKNYEAMACGCVLLAWSQGEEDKLLGFEDMHNTVFYRSEDEAVEKIKLLQGDPELSQRIASNGQAFAESRYSFARVGQALATEIQREMRPWQPPSAFTRFWVKLRFGMKVPV, from the coding sequence ATGAAAGTCATGCTCCTGGTGATGAACGAACAGCGGGTCATTCTCGACCGGCTCTACGACATCGTGCAGCAGAACTGTGATGAATGTGTCATCTATCGGCTCAGCAAACAGCAACAGATGAACCTGGGGCCTTTTTTGGCCTCGGTTGATTACCAGACCTTTGATCGTGTCGTTATCTTCTCCAGGGTCAAGCGCCTGGTCTCGCAACTGCGGGTGCTCAAGTGCATTCCCGGGCTGGTCTTTCTCGAACACGATGCCTACCAGAACTACATGCCCGCCAGTAAATATCGTGGCGTTTATTCGCGTCTCTACAAGCGCCTGCCGAGTTGCCGGGCGCTGGTTTCCGGGGCGGTGGTCGCACGCAAGATGCTCGCTGAAGGCATCGACACGGTGTTCGTCTCCAAGGGTTACGACGAGCAGATGCTGCGCAACACCGGGTCCGAGCGCGACATTCCCATCGGTTTTCTCGGCAGCCTGAAAAGTACCGAGTACGCCCAGCGCAAGGCACTGCTCGAATCGCTGGCGCAGCGTACCGGTATGCTGGTGACCCGCACCCGCTCCGGCTCCGAATACCTGGAAACGCTCAATCGCATCAAGATTTTCGTCAGCGCCGACATCGGCATGAACGAGTTCATGATCAAGAACTACGAAGCCATGGCCTGCGGTTGTGTGCTGCTGGCCTGGAGTCAGGGCGAAGAAGACAAGTTGCTTGGCTTCGAAGACATGCACAACACCGTGTTCTATCGCAGCGAAGACGAGGCGGTGGAAAAGATCAAGCTGTTGCAGGGCGATCCGGAGCTGTCGCAGCGTATTGCCAGCAATGGTCAGGCCTTTGCAGAAAGTCGCTATTCCTTCGCCCGTGTCGGCCAGGCCCTCGCCACTGAAATACAGCGCGAGATGCGCCCATGGCAGCCGCCGTCAGCATTCACGCGGTTCTGGGTGAAACTGCGTTTCGGCATGAAGGTGCCGGTCTGA